GGATAGTATAGTACAGTCCCAGAACCTCCAGTCCCATTGATATCCCTACCATCACAATCGGAACGTAATAGGCATTAGTCCCACCAACCCCCGCTAGTAACAACAGTAGGCTAGCTACCATTAGTGAAAACGCTATTCCAATAAGGTACTTTACCTCGTCGAAGTACACTTGAATCCTCCTGAACTTCACCTCAAACCCCTCTAGGACTTCCATGGATTTGTTTAAGTAGCTCACCCCGTCCCTGATCGACTTTAGCTTTCCCTCAAAGTAGTCCATGAAGTCCTCGTCGGATATGTTCAAAGAGGAGGATACCATACTTTCCTCTAATAAGTCATCTGAACCGAGGAACTCCACCAGCGACCTAAACACCCTTAGCAGGAGCAGTTTCCTTATCTCCCTGTACTTTTCCCTAATTGGGAGGAACTTCTTCATGAGCACGTAATAAGATGACACAAACTCAATTAGCAGTATAGAACCCAGCTCGTACAAGGTAGCTTCGTCTGGTACTGCTGAAACTAATTCCATTAAAACAATTCTTTAGAAACGGAATTTATAAGCTCATCTATTTCCAGTTGGAGCCTCCTTATTCTTCTTAGCCTCTCCAACACTTGTTTCCCCTTTTCCGTTATCTCGTACCTGCCGTCCTTGTAAGTTATTAGGCCCTTCTCCGCTAAAATCGACGTGTACTTTTCTGCGAGGACACTACTGAGATTAGCGTTCTTCATTATCCCCGACTTGCTTCCCATGCCGCCGTTTATTACTTCCAACACGTCAACAAAAATATCGAGCTGGTCTCTCCTGTATTTCATGTGATCAAATAATATACTGATTCTATAAAAACTTATTGCTCTAATACGTCCTGTTCTAATACGTCAAGGCTTCTGCTCCCCTTTAAGGGCGTTTAGGGCTTTTTTGAGCACCTCAGCCTCTACCTCTCCCTTATACCTAGACACCAACGACAGGAACTTCTCTAACTCCTCCTGGGAAGTCTGCGACCCAAGCAGGGGCAGGGTCCTCGAGAAGAACTCCCTGTTCAGTAAGTCGACCAACTCCACGTACTCGGGCACTGAGAGCTCCGGCCTGTCCTTAAGCAGGGAAAAGAGACCTTGTGCCACTACGCTCAGCCCCTCCTGAGTTAGCTTCCTAAGTTCCTCCAGCTGAATTGCCTTGTCCTGCTTGGAAAGCTCCTCTGTCTTCTTCTTAACGCCTTCCAGGAACTTAGTTATCTTGAACTTCTGCAGCTCTAAGGCTATCATGGCGTTCCTTACTTCGTTGTTGGCTATGTACCTAACCTCCTGGCCGTCCTTCAGGACGTTGATGTAGTTGGAAAAGTACAAGTTTTCCAGAATAGAGGACAAAGTGCCCTCAGATACTATGTAAGCCAATGACGTCCTGAGCTGACTCAAGGTCAGCCCCCCAGGCCCTCCCTGGGCTATCAGCTGTAACACAAGCCTGCTTTTCTTGTCTAGAAATTCCATGACTTAGTGTTATTAAGCCGGGAATAAAAAGAGCACCAGATGATCTCGGCACCAGGGAAAATCCTCTGGATAGGCAGTTACTCTGTGGTCTTCGGAGGGTTCTCACACGTAATTGCAGTGGACAGAAGGGTTAGATGCGAAGTAGTGGGGAGGGACAAACTACTCTTTGAGACGTCCTACGGTACCTTCACCGAGGGGAACGACTTAGTTAAGAGCGTAATCTCCGTCGTGAAAGAGAAGTTCGGCGAGTTCCCTAAAATGCACGTGAAGTTAATGAACGACCCAGGGTTCGAGATAGACGGGAAAAAGGTGGGTCTGGGCAGTTCTGCAGCAGCTACCGTAGCCTTAACTGCATGCGCGTACAAGGAGGTTACCGGGAGAGTTGACGTGGACGAGGTGTACAAACTGTCGCAGAAGGCAAACTACACAAGGCAGAGAGGAATAGGGAGCGGGTTCGACATAGCGTCTGCCACATACGGTAGCATTGTATACAGGAGGTTTACAGACGTGGAAAGTGTGGACTCCTACGTAGAACCCCTAAAGCTAGGGGACTACGATATGATCTTGGGGTTCACTGGGAGGAGCGCTAGCACGGTAAACTTGGTGGAGAAGTTTGTAATGCAAAGCGGAGACCCCAAGTTTAAGGAGTACATGGAGGAGCTCGACAGAGAGAATAAAACTGCGATAAACTTGCTGAAGCTAGGCAAAGTAGACGAGGCATGTGTTCACGTAAACAACGCGTGGAACTTCTTGAACTACGTTGCAGAAGAAGTCGTTGGAGTAAAGCTGAAGTCTGAGAGGGACGAGGAGATAATGGAGGCAGCGATGGAAGAGGGTGCGTGGGTATCTATAATGCCCGGGGCGGCAGGAGGAGACGTAGTCTTCGCCCTAGGGAAGGAACTAGAGAGAGTAAGGGAGAGGTGGGAAAAGATGGGAATAAAGGTGCTTAATGTGAAAGAGAGTGAAGGGGGTCTCAAAGTTGAGGAGTGAGGCAGAGGCAGTAGCTCCCTCGAATATAGCCATAGTCAAGTACTGGGGAAAGAGGAATAGGGAGCTAAACTTGCCGTTAAATTCGTCGCTCTCCATTTCCTTGGACTCCATATACGCGAGGACAAAGGTGGTTTTCGACGAGGGGCTCGACAGAGACGTAGTGGTAGTTAACGGGAGGACGCTTGACCAAAGGGAGATGAGGGATTACTCTGGGAAGGTGTTAGAGGCGTTCAGGAGGATCTACGGCAGAAGAATTTACGCTAATGTCTACTCTGAGACCAACTTCCCCGACTCCTCTGGCCTAGCGTCATCAGCTGCCGGGATAGCCGCCTTAACCTACGCGGCCAACGAGGCCCTCGGGCTCGGGCTCAACCAGAGGGAGCTCTCCAAGATAGCCAGGATAGGCTCTGGGAGCGCCTGCAGAAGCACCGCTGGGGGCTTCGTAATCTGGGAAAGAGGCGAGAGAGAGGATGGAGAGGACTCTGTGTGCCATCAGCTCTTCCAAGAGGACCACTGGCAGGAACTGGTGGACGTGATAGCAATAGTCAGCGAGGGGAAGAAGAAGGTTTCCTCTAGGCAGGGGATGAACACGACCACGGAGTCCTCCTACTTGCTCAAGTGTAGGCTCGAGTTCGTTGAGAAGACCCTACCAGACGTCGTGGACAGCATTAGGAGGAGGGACGCGGAAAAGTTCTTCGAGCTCACGATGAGGCACAGCAACAGCATGCACGCTGTAATCCTTGACTCCTGGCCCTCCTTCTTCTACTTAAACGACGTCGACTTCGAGATAATGCAGTGGGTCCAGGAGTTCGGCAAGGCTGGATACACATTCGACGCGGGGCAGAACGCCCACGTGCTCACTTTAGAGCCTTACGTGGACGAGGTTGTGGAGTTCCTCAAAAGCATTGGCGTAAACAGGATAATCACCTCCAAGGTAGGTCAAGGACCAAGGGTTTTGCACTCCTCTAGGAGCTGAACTAACTCCCTTGCCTTGTCCTCCACGGTCTCGTGGTACCCTATGACCGCCTTCCTAATCTCCTTTAAGGATTTGGCTATCAACGAGATCGCAGTTAGCTTCTTTACCTCTCCTCCGTCATAGACGTAGAGCGCCTCGTCCTTCTCCTCGTAATAGGGCACATCGTTAAACTCGTGGTATATTAAGAGCCCCTTGTACTCCCTCATTTTCTCGTATATCTCTTCCCTGCGAGAAGAGAAGAGGTCGAGACATTTCCCAGTGACGTCCTTCTTCACCCTCTTAAACCCCTTGCGGAAAAGCACTGCGTTCCTCAGCCTCTCGTCCACATCACTCAGCCTGGACAGGACTATGTCGTCCGTGAACACGGAGAACTCTTTCTCGTCTTCCGGTACCCTGAGCCCTTTCTCCATCAAGTTCACTATTGCGTGGGAAACAATAGCGTTGTAAAGCCCCACTACGCTGTGGAAGTAGACGTTCTCGAACATGTACATTCTTGCCAAAAGAAACTGCTCAACTATGGGGACAGCCTTGGAGATCACGGCGACTTTCCCGTCAACGTACACTAAGAACCTCTTCAACCTCTCCACGTCGAAGTAGCCGTAGGTCACTCCAGCATAATAGGAGTCCCTCAGCAGGTAGTCTCCCCTGTCAGCGTCCACGAAGTTGGAGACCACTAGGTTAGCGAACTTCTCCTCCTCAGTCCTAGGCTTCTCCTCCAAGACCCTAACCACGAAGTCGACGGGGTCAGACATGTTCTTGGAGAACTCCTTGTCTATAACGTGGGAAAGGAAGTTCCTCACGACCATTTCCCCAACCCTGACGTGGGTCTTCTTGCCGTACTCCTCCACGTCCATGCCGTAGACGTGTTTCGCCAAGATTAACGCGTTCTCGAAGGTGTGGGAAAAGGGCATGTGACCAACGTCATGTAAGAGCCCGGCTAGGGCAACCAGTTCCACGTAGTCCTCGTCGACGAAGTCTAACTTGGAGTTATCAGCTATGAACTTCGCGAACTCCCTCGCTAGGTACATTACCCCAAGGCTGTGCTCAAAGCGGGTGTGGTTCATCCCAGGGTAGACCATGTAGGCTAGTCCAGTCTGCTTAACGTACCTAAGCCTCTGGAAAACGGGAGCGGAGATGACCTGGAGAAACTTGTCTGGAACCTCAATGTAGCCGTGCACTGGGTCCCTAATGAGTTTCATACTAGTTTTTCTCTCTCCCGGTTAATACGCGTTGAAGGACGTTAGTGCACTCATCACTGCCTCTGCCCCTCTCATGACGCTCTTCTCTAGGTCTTCCTTGGAGATCCAAATACCTCCCTTGGCTAGGTTATCGCTTACCACCAGCACTGCCCCCACTTTCACGTTCCTGAGCTTACCTAGGGCAAAGAGCGTTGCACACTCCATCTCAACTGCTATGTTCCCCCTTGAAGACCATCTCTTTACGAAGTGCTCGTCCTCAGCGTAGAAGGCGTCACTGCTGAAGACGTTCCCAACGTGGAACTTTAGGCTGCTCTCTTGGAAGGACTTGACCAAAGCGCTCAAGAGCCCGTAGTCAGGGGTCGCGGCAACGCTTGCGCCTTCGCCGAAGTATTGATAAAAAAGCCCACCGCTGTTGTACGAGGCTCCAGTGGGTATAACGTACTCTCCCAAGTTTATGTCCTCTACTAATGCTCCGGTAGTCCCGTACCTAACGAACACCTTACCTCCTAGCATTATCAACTCCTCAAGTACTATCGCAGCAGATGGACCTCCTATGCCGTGGGTAGCTACGCTTATCCTACTGCCATTATAGTACCCAGTGTATATGAGGAAGCCCCTATTCTGGTTGACCGGCTTAGCTTCGCTTAGCAAAGAGGACAGAATAGTTGCCCTACCAGGATCTCCCACTACCACTACCTTCTCCGCTATGTCTCCCTTCTTAGCCAGGATGTGAACAGGGTTCATAAGTCTAAACAGCTGAGGTCGCTTTAATTTTTAACACGGGACCACAAGTTCCTGCCATTTCACCGGATCAACGTCGTGTAAGAGGACTGCACCATCTAGGTAAAATAATCTCATAAAACTTTATTAACCTTAATCTAAATAATAAATCTACTAATACTATACAGTCACAGCATTAATAAAATTTACATCTATTTTATTTGATCTCTAACTAAAGAATTTAAATCTTTCAAAATCAAATTAGTCGTATAGCAATCCTTTAAAGTACAAACGCGGAAAAGTTTTAAAAAGAGTAAATGGATATCGTATCTTATGAAAGAGAGAGAAGTAGAGGCAAAAAGACTAATAGGAAAGAAGTCAGTGAGGGGCAAGGTGTACGAGTACGAGTACTACACCCTTCCATTGAACCTCTACATACCTAAGTCCATGGTGGAAAAGTTCGGCACAAAGTACACCTTGGAGGTAGACGAGGAGTCCGGGACAATAACGATAAAGCCAAAAAGCTCCTAAATTAAGTCTTTTATTTCGTAAGGTGTCTTAGCTATTTTTATGCCCACCTCCTTGAACGCGGACACCTTGCTCTCGTAGGTGCCCATGCCCATGTACACCACTGCCCCTGCATGTCCCATCCTTTTTTCCCTTGGAGCTGTGCTCCCAGCTATGTAAGCTATTATCTCCTTTTTGACCTTCCCCTCCTTCTTCATCTTGGCGACTTGTTCCTCCATGGTCCCCCCGATTTCCCCTATAACCACGATCTTCTCTGTCTCGGGATCACGGTCGAACATCTCCACCACTTCCTGCATTGTCGTGCCAACTATGGGATCTCCGCCTATCCCTATTACCGTGGACTGGCCGTACTCCTTCAAGATCTCTGCCACCTCGTAGGTCAGGGTGCCAGACCTAGACACTATCCCTATCTTTCCCCTCCTGAACGCCCTTGGGGGCATTATGCCGATTAAAGTTTCCTCTGGGGCTATTACGCCGGGACAGTTGGGGCCAACCACCCTCGTACCCCTTTCCCTGGCGTACTTTACGACCCTCGCCACGTCCACCACGGGTATGTGCTCCGTCACCACTATGACTAACCTTATCCCGCTGTCTACAGCCTCGTACACTGCGTTGACCGCGAACCTCGCTGGTACAAAGACTATGCTGACGTCAACCTCGTGCTCCTTTAGCGCCTCCTCCACGGTGTCGTAAACTGGAACGCCATGTACTTGGCTACCTCCCTTCCCTGGGGAGACCCCTGCTACCACCTTCGTGCCGTAACCCAACATCTGCCCAGTGTGAAAGGAGCCTTCCTTTCCCGTTATCCCTTGGACAAGTACCCTTGTGTTCCTGTCCACTAACGTAGCGCATCCCTCACCGCGTCTAACGCGTTGTTATATACCTTTATCCCGTGACCTTGGAGTATCTTCCAGCCTTCCTCCTCGTTTGTCCCCACTAGCCTGACGAATATGGGCTTATTAACCTTGGAGTAGGCCTCCACGATCCCCCTAGCGACGTCGTCGCACCTCGTTATACCGCCGTAGATGTTTATTATCATCTTCTTTACCCTTGGGTTGCTCCCCACCTTTTCCACGCAGTACCTCACCCTCTCAGCGTCCGCCCCACCACCAACGTCCATGAAGTCCGCGGGGTTTCCACCTAGTAG
The Candidatus Aramenus sp. CH1 DNA segment above includes these coding regions:
- a CDS encoding purine-nucleoside phosphorylase yields the protein MNPVHILAKKGDIAEKVVVVGDPGRATILSSLLSEAKPVNQNRGFLIYTGYYNGSRISVATHGIGGPSAAIVLEELIMLGGKVFVRYGTTGALVEDINLGEYVIPTGASYNSGGLFYQYFGEGASVAATPDYGLLSALVKSFQESSLKFHVGNVFSSDAFYAEDEHFVKRWSSRGNIAVEMECATLFALGKLRNVKVGAVLVVSDNLAKGGIWISKEDLEKSVMRGAEAVMSALTSFNAY
- the sucD gene encoding succinate--CoA ligase subunit alpha, with the translated sequence MTGKEGSFHTGQMLGYGTKVVAGVSPGKGGSQVHGVPVYDTVEEALKEHEVDVSIVFVPARFAVNAVYEAVDSGIRLVIVVTEHIPVVDVARVVKYARERGTRVVGPNCPGVIAPEETLIGIMPPRAFRRGKIGIVSRSGTLTYEVAEILKEYGQSTVIGIGGDPIVGTTMQEVVEMFDRDPETEKIVVIGEIGGTMEEQVAKMKKEGKVKKEIIAYIAGSTAPREKRMGHAGAVVYMGMGTYESKVSAFKEVGIKIAKTPYEIKDLI
- the mvaD gene encoding diphosphomevalonate decarboxylase, giving the protein MRSEAEAVAPSNIAIVKYWGKRNRELNLPLNSSLSISLDSIYARTKVVFDEGLDRDVVVVNGRTLDQREMRDYSGKVLEAFRRIYGRRIYANVYSETNFPDSSGLASSAAGIAALTYAANEALGLGLNQRELSKIARIGSGSACRSTAGGFVIWERGEREDGEDSVCHQLFQEDHWQELVDVIAIVSEGKKKVSSRQGMNTTTESSYLLKCRLEFVEKTLPDVVDSIRRRDAEKFFELTMRHSNSMHAVILDSWPSFFYLNDVDFEIMQWVQEFGKAGYTFDAGQNAHVLTLEPYVDEVVEFLKSIGVNRIITSKVGQGPRVLHSSRS
- a CDS encoding GHMP kinase; this encodes MISAPGKILWIGSYSVVFGGFSHVIAVDRRVRCEVVGRDKLLFETSYGTFTEGNDLVKSVISVVKEKFGEFPKMHVKLMNDPGFEIDGKKVGLGSSAAATVALTACAYKEVTGRVDVDEVYKLSQKANYTRQRGIGSGFDIASATYGSIVYRRFTDVESVDSYVEPLKLGDYDMILGFTGRSASTVNLVEKFVMQSGDPKFKEYMEELDRENKTAINLLKLGKVDEACVHVNNAWNFLNYVAEEVVGVKLKSERDEEIMEAAMEEGAWVSIMPGAAGGDVVFALGKELERVRERWEKMGIKVLNVKESEGGLKVEE
- a CDS encoding HD domain-containing protein encodes the protein MKLIRDPVHGYIEVPDKFLQVISAPVFQRLRYVKQTGLAYMVYPGMNHTRFEHSLGVMYLAREFAKFIADNSKLDFVDEDYVELVALAGLLHDVGHMPFSHTFENALILAKHVYGMDVEEYGKKTHVRVGEMVVRNFLSHVIDKEFSKNMSDPVDFVVRVLEEKPRTEEEKFANLVVSNFVDADRGDYLLRDSYYAGVTYGYFDVERLKRFLVYVDGKVAVISKAVPIVEQFLLARMYMFENVYFHSVVGLYNAIVSHAIVNLMEKGLRVPEDEKEFSVFTDDIVLSRLSDVDERLRNAVLFRKGFKRVKKDVTGKCLDLFSSRREEIYEKMREYKGLLIYHEFNDVPYYEEKDEALYVYDGGEVKKLTAISLIAKSLKEIRKAVIGYHETVEDKARELVQLLEECKTLGP
- a CDS encoding winged helix-turn-helix domain-containing protein, producing MKYRRDQLDIFVDVLEVINGGMGSKSGIMKNANLSSVLAEKYTSILAEKGLITYKDGRYEITEKGKQVLERLRRIRRLQLEIDELINSVSKELF